GACGGGGCGCGGCTCGGGTGAGGACATCCCCGCGTGCGCGGGGCCTACCTCAAGGCGGGCTACAAGGCATTTACAGGGCGGAGGACATCCCCGCGTGCGCGGGGCCTACACTCGGTGACCTGCGATCTTAGCAGTGCTTTCCCGCTGCGGGAACCACTTCCGTTCCGCGGCGGAGGTCAGTACCACTGGCCGGGCTGCCACTGCACGCAGGTGGGGCGCCTCCCGGTGTGGCAGTACTCGGCGATGGCTGCGCGTGCCCGGTCCAGCGGCAGCGAGGCCGAAGCGGGGAAGAACAGCTGCCCTTCGGGATCGAACAGCAACGCCGGTGTGTCCTCGGTGACGTGCGGGTTGTGGGAATCCACAGCCTCACCGTTGACCGCTTCGGGACGTGCGTCCATGTGGTTGAGCGCGCCCCAACCGTCGTCGGGAGCGACGGTGATGCGAAGTCTCGCGTGTGGGAAAGACGGACCGTTCTCGTCGCGGAAGCTCAGGCAAGGCCTGTCCCAGACGTAGATCTGGGAGTACCGCGTATCGAGGACGGTCTCCACGAGGTCGGCGGTTTCCTCGGGGGTTCGTGCGTAGTGGAACTCGTGGCCGAGGATTCCGGTTATGACGGTCCCCGTGTCGATGGTGGTCATGGTGTTTCCTCTCCACGTATTTCGATGGGACGTGACTCTCCTGGTTCCCACACGGCCAGTGTTGATCCACGAGGCAGGATGGCTCGTACCGCAGCATGGCAACCCCACGGATCAGGACACATGCGATCGTTCAGCACGACGACGCCGTAAGTCTGCCCTGCTTCTTTCATCCGTTGGGCGTACTTCGCTTCGACGTGGGTGTCGACGACCGGAGACGCATCTCCTCGATGCGGGGGATACACGCTCGACGTGTCGAGAGTGAGACGTATGCGGTCGGACAGTTCGCGATCTCGATCACTGACCAGGATCTGTTCGTTGCCGTCCTGGTCGTGGATGAGTCCGGTGGTTTGTCCGCCGGTGTGGTCGGGGAGTCGTGCGCGGATGTGCTCGATCCAGGAGCGGTCTCCGGCCGTGTCGGTGGGGATGCGGGACAGCGTCGAGGGGTGCGGCAGGCTCGGCGGAGGTTGCTCGGCGTGCATGCCGAGTTCGGCGAGGTAGTTGATCAGGTGCCCGCGGGTGGTCTCGCTCAGGGCGAGCACGTCGTCGATGAGCTCGCGGGTGTGTTCGAGCAGGGCCCTTGCCTAGGCCAGTTCGGGCGAGGTGCTGCCCGGGTCGATCTCGGCCAGGGTGGGCAGGGCGTAATCGGTGACCCAGGCCCGGGCCTGGTGGAGTTGTTCGGGCGGTACTCGTTCGAGCATCCCGCCGAGGGTGTTGCCCAGTTCCTCCACAGCGGACATGGCGGGCTCCCTAGTAGACCGTGGTGCGGAGTCGGGTGTGCTCGGCGGCCTGTGTTGCGGCCTGCGCTGCTTCGCCCGCTTTCTCGGCCGCGATGCCGAACAGCTGCAACGCCTGGTGCACCTCCTCGTTGGTGCTGGTTCCGGCTGTTCGGTGCAGCTGCCGATGCAGTTCGTCGAGCGTGGTCCAGGAGTCCCGGAGCTCGCCTGCGGGGACGGTGTCGATGGCCTGCTGGAGTCGTTCCCGGATGTCGTCGAGCATCGCCGGTCTCCTACCAGCCCGGGACGACAGTCGGACCGCACGCGCGGACCGCGACCTTCCGCAGGACTGTGCTGGTGGCATCGCGGTGCGCGCGGCCGAGGGCCGCGGCGTCGACTCCTAGAGCAGCACGCCGCGCAGTGCCCTGGCGACGATCCCGTCCAGCTCACCCAGGACCGCGGTGCGTTCGGACGGGTCCGGTTCCATCCGGAGCCGTCTGTCCAGCACGTCGGTGGCGTTCAGGGCGCCCTCGTGGCGTACCGCCCACAGGACCTCGGCCACGGTGGGGGAGTGCCCGTCCAGCACGCGTTCGGCCAGGCTCGGATCGAGCTCGTGCAGGGCGACTATCCGCTCGGCGTCCTGCCCGTAGTGCGCGACCAGCTCGGGCGGGGCCTCCACCCGATCCGGGGCGTCCTCGCCCGTGGAGCCGACCAGCCGGAGTGCCGCGGTTCCGCTGGAGTCCGCGCGCAGCCCGGTGGTGCGCACCGCGGTGTCGACGGCCTCCTCCGCCGCCTTCCGGAAGGAGATCGGCCCGGAGCTCGCGACGGTGACGACCCCGTCGGGCGAGATGTGCGCCCCGTGTCCGGGGAAGGCCCGGGCGGCCCCGTCGCGTCCCGCCCGCCGTGCTCGGCGGAGGACGAGGCGCGCTTCCGTGTGTACTCCCGCGAGGTGCTCGGACGACAAGTGCCTTCCGAGCAACCTGCTGCCCGATTCCAGCAGGTCCTCCCGTGCGGAGTCCGACAACCCGGTGGGGCGGGTGCTCGCTTCGTCCGGGGTGCTTTCGGTGGTCAGCGGCCCCAGGGACAACCGCCCGTCGGCCAGGGGCAGGATCTCGAGCGGGCCGTTGTCGGGATCACGTCCGGCCGAGACCACTCCCGCGTGGGAGGTGTCCACGGCGTCGGCGGCCAGCAACAGCCAGGAGTCGCGCAGCACACGTGCCCCCGGCGCCTCGACCAGCTCCTGCGCGCGCACTCCGGTGGCGTTGACGACCGAGCGGGCCCGCACGCGGATCTCGGAGTCACCGAGCCGGTCCAGCAAGTCGGCTCCGTCGCGGTACAGCGCCGTGGCGCGCACTCGGGGCAGGATCCGCGCACCCATCCCGGCCGCGGTGCGGGCGAGTGCCACGACCAGCCTGGCCTCGTCGACCGGCTGTCCGGTGAATCCCAGCAGCCCGCCGCGCAGGTCCTCCCGGTGGAGCGCGGGGACCAGCGCTCGCGCCTCGGCGGGAGGCACCCGACGCGTCGCGGGCAGCGAGTTCGTGCCCGTGCGCCTGCGCGGCGCCTCCGCGCTCCGGAACCGGGTGAGCAGCGTGAGTTCGTCCGCCGTGGAGACGTCCGCGCCGAACGGGGTGAGCAGCGGCAGGGTGCGGAACAGGTGCGGGGCAGTCCGGTTCGCCAGCGAAGCGAGTTCGCCCGCCCGGGCACGGGCGTGGGCGAGTTCCTCGGGGACGAGCCGGGGAGGTGCTCCGCGAGCGGACCCGCGGGACCACCGGGAGGAGTTCCGGGCGAGGTCCTCCTCCTCGACGAGCGCCACGGACAGCCCGCGTGAAGCGGCGTCGAGAGCCACCGCCGCCCCGGTGATCCCGCCGCCGACCACCAGCACGTCCGGTCGTGCCCCGCCGGCGAGCTCGGCCAGTTCGGCGTCGCGCCTGGAAGCGTTGAGCGAGGTGGCCCGGAAGGGGGCGGACGGGCTGGATGTGCTCATGCGCTCCTTCGTCCTCCCGTGGGGTTCCCTCCGGGCCGGTCCACGTCGACCGAGGACCGGCCGGGCCTTCGCGGAAGGATCAGACGTTGACGATCATCTTGCCGGTGTTGTCCCCGCGCAGCACGCCGAGGAAAGCCTCGGGCGCGTTGCGCAGCCCGTCCACGAAGGTCTCCTCGTGGATGAGCCTACCCTCGCGGACCAGCGGGGCCACGTGCTCGAAGAACTCGCGCTTGAGGTGACCGTTGTCGTTGACGATGAAGCCCTGCATGCTCAGGCGCTTGGTCACGAACTGGAACATGTTGCGGGGCCCCGGCTGCGCCTCGGTCGCGTTGTACTGCGAGATCGCCCCGCAGGCCGCGATCCGGCCGAAGTCGTTCATGGAGCCGATGGCCGCCTCGAGGTGGTCCCCGCCGACGTTGTCGAAGTAGACGTCGATGCCGTTCGGGGCCGCCGCGCGCAGCTGCTCGCCCACGGGGGCGTCCTTGTAGTTGAAGGCCGCGTCGAAGCCGAAC
This genomic stretch from Actinopolyspora halophila DSM 43834 harbors:
- a CDS encoding FAD-dependent oxidoreductase, which codes for MSTSSPSAPFRATSLNASRRDAELAELAGGARPDVLVVGGGITGAAVALDAASRGLSVALVEEEDLARNSSRWSRGSARGAPPRLVPEELAHARARAGELASLANRTAPHLFRTLPLLTPFGADVSTADELTLLTRFRSAEAPRRRTGTNSLPATRRVPPAEARALVPALHREDLRGGLLGFTGQPVDEARLVVALARTAAGMGARILPRVRATALYRDGADLLDRLGDSEIRVRARSVVNATGVRAQELVEAPGARVLRDSWLLLAADAVDTSHAGVVSAGRDPDNGPLEILPLADGRLSLGPLTTESTPDEASTRPTGLSDSAREDLLESGSRLLGRHLSSEHLAGVHTEARLVLRRARRAGRDGAARAFPGHGAHISPDGVVTVASSGPISFRKAAEEAVDTAVRTTGLRADSSGTAALRLVGSTGEDAPDRVEAPPELVAHYGQDAERIVALHELDPSLAERVLDGHSPTVAEVLWAVRHEGALNATDVLDRRLRMEPDPSERTAVLGELDGIVARALRGVLL
- a CDS encoding DddA-like double-stranded DNA deaminase toxin gives rise to the protein MLALSETTRGHLINYLAELGMHAEQPPPSLPHPSTLSRIPTDTAGDRSWIEHIRARLPDHTGGQTTGLIHDQDGNEQILVSDRDRELSDRIRLTLDTSSVYPPHRGDASPVVDTHVEAKYAQRMKEAGQTYGVVVLNDRMCPDPWGCHAAVRAILPRGSTLAVWEPGESRPIEIRGEETP
- a CDS encoding Imm1 family immunity protein, which produces MTTIDTGTVITGILGHEFHYARTPEETADLVETVLDTRYSQIYVWDRPCLSFRDENGPSFPHARLRITVAPDDGWGALNHMDARPEAVNGEAVDSHNPHVTEDTPALLFDPEGQLFFPASASLPLDRARAAIAEYCHTGRRPTCVQWQPGQWY